The genomic interval CATCCCCGCCCCCACTCCCGAGCCAGGCGCGACGGAGGAACGCGAACCACAAGGCACCATCGCGGAATCGGCGGCCACGAATGCGTATGGCTCGGGCACGCAGGAGCAAGGGACCGGGGGCGCTGGGACAGGCGGCGCGGGCGTGGTGAACGAGGCATCACAGCCCAGCGCGCAGGACACGATGGGCGGCTTCGGCCCGACGGCGGAGGAACAGGCCACGAGCGAACAAGGAACAGGAGGTTCCGGGACGAGCGGAACGACGACCACCCCCCCTGGCCCGTCCACCACGACGGGCGAAGCTTCCGTGAATCCATCCGGTGCGACGGGGGCCGCGACACCTCAACCGCAGTCCCAAGGGGCCACCTCCGCGGGTAGCGACAACACCTCGCCGCCGATGCCATCGGATACGGCGACGTCGAGCAACCCTGGCTCGACCCAGCCCCAAACCGGCGCGAGTGCAGCGCCGCAGGCCCCGGACAACACAACGCCACCTCAAGTGAGCGCCACCGAAGTGGCCCGGCTCCGCGAGCGTGTGGATCAACTCGAAGCAGAGCTCAACACGCGCGATGACCAACTCGAGCAGAACACGCGTGCCACCCAGGAGCAGGTCGATACGTTCGGAGACCGCGCCGTCGACACCGAGGTCTCCCGCCAGCAACGGCTCTCGGCGCTGCAGAATGCCGGAGAGTGGATGCTCGCGGCGGACGCCGCGCTCCAACAGGGCGACAACGATGTCGACAACGCGTTGGACTACGCCGACAGCGCCTTCGCGGACATCGGCTCGAGCGCGTCGGAGTTCGGGCAGGGCACCGTCACCGTCCATGCGGAACGGGCGCGCGCGTTGCTCAACCTGGCTCGCGACGCAGCGGGGCGCAGCGACACGTACTCCGCGCGGCTCGCCCTTCAGGAGGCCGGCGTCGAGTTGAGCCTCGCGCGCGGCGCAAGCCTGGGGCGGTCCGGAACGGGCAACTCCCTGCTCACGCCCTGAGCGCCGCGTGAGCAGGCCTTGGTGGGCCTACGCGACACGGCCCCGTGCTTCGAGGCGCCTCGACGTCGAGGCGCCTCCACCGCCCGAGCTACGGCGTCTCGCGGAAGATGAGCAGTCCGCGCGACGACTCCATGGCGTAGATGTATCCATCGCCCGGAACCACCACGTTGTTGAGGCCCTCGAAGAACGTGGTCCCGCGGTTCGCATCGGTCTCGCGCCACGAGTTGTAATACGCCACCTGGCGCACGTCGCCCGGGTTGCTCACGTCCAGCACGCGCAGACCATCCTGGTAGAACGCGACGTAGAGCTTCGAGCCCGACAGCGTCATCGAGCGGATGGAGACCTCGGGGCGGAGCCGGAACTCACCGACCTGGAGGATGCTCGCGGGGTTCACCACGTCGAGCACGCTGAGGTACGAACCCCAGTCCTCGCCGCCCGAGAACGCCAGCATGCGGCCCCCGACGTTGCCCACCGCCATCGCACGCGACGGGACACTGCTGAAGCGGCCCAACAGCTTCGGGTCCGCCGGCTTCTTGAAGTCCGACACCGTCAGACCGAACGTCCACATGCTCGCGTAGAGCCGGTCACCCACCACCTTCACGTCGCGGGGGACCTCGTTGAGGCTCGCCTCGGCGCCCTCGACGAAGTAGCGGTCCAACAGCTTCGGCTCCGCCGGCGTCGTCAACTCGAAGACCAGCACCTCGCCGTTGGGTGACGGAGACCCCGCGACCAGGTGGTTGCCCTCCACCGACAACGACTCCAACACCACCGCCGGCTGAGCCAGCGAACGCAGGAACTTGGGGCTGGCCGGATTCTCGATGTTGTAGATGACCAGGCCGTTCTTCTGGCTCGCCACGTAGAGCAGCGACCCGTGCACCGCCACGTCCGTGTAGACGTCGTCGGACGGCTTGAACTCACCCACCTTCTTCGCCTCGGCAGGGTTCCTCACGTCGAAGACGAAGAGCCCTTCCTTGCCGGTGGGAACGTAGGCATAGCCACCCGCCACCGCGAGCTCCACGCCCGACCCGCGCGGCATCGCGACTTCCTTCACCAGCTCCAGCCCCGACGCCTCGGCCTCACCCTCGCGACGGGTGACGCGAATCGCGGTGAAGGTGCCCTCCAGATCCATCTCTCCGTCGACACAGCGACGGAATGCCCCCCGCATCTTGGTGGGCGCGGTCCCTTCACACCCGGCGAGGGCGAAACGCACCTTCCGGTTGTACGCGTCCACGCTCTCCGACGCCAGGTAGAGGGACTCCTCGGTGGACTCCTGGTCCGTCACCGGCATGTTGAACATGAGAGGGCCGGTGTCGCCTGACAGACGCAGCGCACTCGCCGTGCCCGTGCCGTCATTGAACTCGACGTTGAGGTTCCACACGCCCGCGCGCTGTACCTGGGCAAGAGTCGAACGCTGACAGGTCGACAGGTTGATGGCGGCAAGATGACACTCCGCCTTGTTCTTGGAGTCGTCGTCCTTGCCGCAACCCAGGGCGAGGACCAGCGTGCTGCTCAGTAGGTAGAAGCGTCTCATGGCCCTCATCCATATCGGGCGTTGGCACTCAACAAAAGCACTACGCGCAGGCCTTCAAGGCGCCAACTCCCACCGCCAGGCAAGTAAACCCAAAGAAATCCACGAGACGCTTGTATAGGCTCGCCTTCGAGAGCGAGCCTCCTAGAAAGCACCCGTCTCGTCAGTACCCCACCCCTGAGGTGACCTTCGTGAACCCCCGTCTCCTCGCTGCCGCCGCGCTGGCGCTGCTCCTGCCGGAGCTGGCGTTGGCTCAGGTCTTCGTCGTGCCTCGTCGCCCAGGCAAGACGCCTGTGAACAGCTTCGAGTTCGAGTGGCGGCACGTCGACATCCTCGTCGGCCCCGATGCCACCGGCGTCGCCAAGCCTCCGGAAAGGACCGCCCACGACCAGCCTCCTTCGGCCCCCGGGGATGTCGCCACGCCCCCCGCACAGCCGAACGAGCAGGCCGCGGCGCCTTCCAGCCCCTCTCCCACCCTGTCTCCCAGCCCCGTCCCGCAGCTGGCGGGAGCCGAGGACGCGGGGTCGCCCGATGGGGGCGTGGTGGCCACCGGCGGCGAGGACTCGGGGGCTTCCGCCACGGGTATCGCCGAGCGTGATGGCTCGGCCCCCGCGCTCTCCGGCAGCGTGTTCGGCGCGTCGCCGGATGGTGGATCCTCCGACGGCGGCTTCAACTACACCTACGCCAAGTCGCTGGGCACCAAGGCCGGCGGCGTTCGCTTCTACTTCTACGAGCGAGAGCGCGTGGTCGCCGAGCGCGCCGCGCCTCTCATCGAAGAGGCGTACCGGTACCTGGTGGACATCTTCCAGTACGTCCCCACGGAGACCTTCCCCTACATCCTCTACAGCAGCTACCAGGAATTCCTTCAGACCAACCTCTTCCCTCTTTCCGAGGGAACGCTGGGTGTCACCAGCACCGAGGACCTGAAGCTGACACTTCCGTACCTGGGCGACCACCGGCTCTTCGAGGAGATCAGCACCCACGAGCTGGCGCACCAGTTCACCATCCAGAAGACGCGCACCGTGGCGGAGCAGGCCAAGGTGTTTGGAGATCCGCTTCAGGCGATTCCGCTGTGGTTCATCGAAGGTATCGCCGAGTTCTACGCCAAGCGGGGCATGGACCCCGAGGCGGAGATGCTGGTGAGGGACCTGCTCGTCAACCCGGACCTCTACAAGGGCTACGCGTTCCTCGACTTCTTCTCGCCCGGGCCCTACGGCTACTTGTGGATCTACAAGGTGGGCCAGGTGCGCGTGGCCTTCCTCGAGGAGGAGTATGGCAAGGGCTTCATCCAGCGCGTGCTGGAGGAGTCTCCGCGGCTCGCGGGTGGCTCGCGTGATGCGCCGTCGCTCAAGTTCGAGGAGCTGCTGGAGCGGCTGACGGGCGATGACCCCAAGCGGCTGTCGGCGCGGTTCGAGAACTGGCTGAAGCGCCGGGCGTACAAGACGTACCTCAGCTCGGAGCAGTCCGCGCCCGCGCTGGACCTGCTCGACAAGGCGCCGGGCTACATCACCGCCATGGCCAGCTCGCCCGATGGCACCGTGCTGGGCGTGCGCACCATCGTCCCGGAGACAGGCGAGAGCCGGCTGTACCTGATGGACCCTCGGGTGCCGGACAAGACGCTGAAGGTCGCGGGTGACGGCGTGCCAGGCGTGGAGTCCCTGCACCCCATCTCCGGCCGCAGCTTCGCGCTGTCGCCAGACAAGTTGGCCTTCATCGCCGAGAACACCGGCCGCGATGTCATCTACGTGCAGGAGTACAAACACACCGTGGAGAAGCGCACCCAGGACGTGCTCGTGCGACGCAATCCCATCCGCACGGGGATCGACCGGGAGGTGGGCACCTCGGTGGAGATGGAGCTGGGCGGCCGCACGACGTACCGCATCGACAAGCACGGCCTGTTGGCGGCGTATTCGCCGGCCATTTCTCCAGACGGGCGCTACGTGGCATTCATCGGCATCAAGGACGACGGCCTGCGCGACGTGTACGCCATCGACCTGCAGGCGGGCTCGGACGCCAAGCCGGTGCAGCTCACCGACGACGTGTTCTCGGAGCGGCAGGTCACCTGGGGTCCATCGGGCATCATCTTCTCGTCGGACGCCACGTCCCACCGCAAGTTCAACCTCTTCCGAGTGAGGCTGGATGCGCCTCGCCAGGTGGAGCGTCTGACAAGCGAGGAGCGCGACCACGCGGACCCGCTCGCCCTGGCGGACGGGCGCGTGTTCTTCACCGCCTTCAACAACAGCAGCTCCGACCTGCATGAGCTCATGGCCGACGGCCGCATCATCCGCCGCACGGACCTGACCACGGGTGTCTTCGAGCCGGGCCCCGGCCCCGAGGGCAGCCTGTGGATGCTCTTCCACGTGTCCGGTGAGCGCAAACCCGCGGTGCTCCGGCCTCCGCGCATGCTGGCGCTCGACGTGGCTCCCGAGCCTCCGCCCGAGCCGCCCAACCCCCTGGCGGTGCGGCCCCTCACGGATGCCATGGCCTACCAGCCCTTCGCGCGGCAGAACCTGGAGTTCGGGCCCATCTTCGGCTTCGCGGGCGCGGGCGGCGGCGGCTTCGTCGGCCAGCTCTTCGCGGCGGCCAGCGACCGGATGAGGGACCATCAGTTCATCCTCACCCTGTCGGTGTACGGCAGCTTCGACCTGACGGACGGCTACCTGCTGTACATCAACGACGAGGGCCGCACGACGAAGGGCGGAGGCTTGTTCCAGTCCCTGCGCTTCCGCGTGGACCAGACCTTCGACGACCTGCCCGTCTTCTTCACGTCCGCGGAGCGGTACTTCGGCGCCGTCGGCAGCCTGCGCTACCCGCTGAGCACCTTCCTCTTCATCCAGGGCGACCTGAGCCTGGGCGGCACCAAGTACTTCCTGGACGACCCGACCGAGTTCTACCTGTTCTTCCCCGACCGCAACGAGGCGAACCGCGAGCTCTTGTCGGTGTGGAACGCGAAGAACAAGGCCATCCGATTCCAGACCGAACTCAGCGGACAGATTGGCTACGACAGCCTCAAGTACCACTACGCCACGGGCCCGCTGTCCGGCAGCTCCGTGCTCCTCGAGATGACAGTGGGCGCGCAGCCTTTCGACGACCAGGCCTACAGCAACTTCCGCCTGGACGCGGAGCGCTACTTCCCCATCTACGGCCGCACGAACCTCTTCCTGCGCGGCGGCGCCGGCACGACGCTGGGAGGCCGCTACGCGCGCTCCTACTTCCTGTCCTCGTTCGACACCCTGCGCGGCGTGAACTTCGGCGACGAGCGGTGGCTGCTCGGCCGGCACTTCGCCTACTCCACACTCGAATTACAGCTGCCACTCAATGACATCATCCGAGTGGCCTTCCTGAGCGACCTGGAGGCCATCGCCGGCATCGACGTGGGCGGCGTGGGCAACAGCTCCCGAGACATGTGGAACCACCGCGTGCTGGACGCCGCCGTCGGCGTCAACGTCGCGCTGGGGCCCTTGCTGATGCGGTTGCACTTCGCGCGGCCGCTCGACATCGG from Myxococcus stipitatus carries:
- a CDS encoding tolB protein precursor protein, giving the protein MNPRLLAAAALALLLPELALAQVFVVPRRPGKTPVNSFEFEWRHVDILVGPDATGVAKPPERTAHDQPPSAPGDVATPPAQPNEQAAAPSSPSPTLSPSPVPQLAGAEDAGSPDGGVVATGGEDSGASATGIAERDGSAPALSGSVFGASPDGGSSDGGFNYTYAKSLGTKAGGVRFYFYERERVVAERAAPLIEEAYRYLVDIFQYVPTETFPYILYSSYQEFLQTNLFPLSEGTLGVTSTEDLKLTLPYLGDHRLFEEISTHELAHQFTIQKTRTVAEQAKVFGDPLQAIPLWFIEGIAEFYAKRGMDPEAEMLVRDLLVNPDLYKGYAFLDFFSPGPYGYLWIYKVGQVRVAFLEEEYGKGFIQRVLEESPRLAGGSRDAPSLKFEELLERLTGDDPKRLSARFENWLKRRAYKTYLSSEQSAPALDLLDKAPGYITAMASSPDGTVLGVRTIVPETGESRLYLMDPRVPDKTLKVAGDGVPGVESLHPISGRSFALSPDKLAFIAENTGRDVIYVQEYKHTVEKRTQDVLVRRNPIRTGIDREVGTSVEMELGGRTTYRIDKHGLLAAYSPAISPDGRYVAFIGIKDDGLRDVYAIDLQAGSDAKPVQLTDDVFSERQVTWGPSGIIFSSDATSHRKFNLFRVRLDAPRQVERLTSEERDHADPLALADGRVFFTAFNNSSSDLHELMADGRIIRRTDLTTGVFEPGPGPEGSLWMLFHVSGERKPAVLRPPRMLALDVAPEPPPEPPNPLAVRPLTDAMAYQPFARQNLEFGPIFGFAGAGGGGFVGQLFAAASDRMRDHQFILTLSVYGSFDLTDGYLLYINDEGRTTKGGGLFQSLRFRVDQTFDDLPVFFTSAERYFGAVGSLRYPLSTFLFIQGDLSLGGTKYFLDDPTEFYLFFPDRNEANRELLSVWNAKNKAIRFQTELSGQIGYDSLKYHYATGPLSGSSVLLEMTVGAQPFDDQAYSNFRLDAERYFPIYGRTNLFLRGGAGTTLGGRYARSYFLSSFDTLRGVNFGDERWLLGRHFAYSTLELQLPLNDIIRVAFLSDLEAIAGIDVGGVGNSSRDMWNHRVLDAAVGVNVALGPLLMRLHFARPLDIGAKAGKPDSGWVTNFSLGIAGLNGFFDQGNTGAANNSSAQPASPALVPAVGGGYTAPRH